From one Hirundo rustica isolate bHirRus1 chromosome W, bHirRus1.pri.v3, whole genome shotgun sequence genomic stretch:
- the LOC131378758 gene encoding uncharacterized protein LOC131378758, translating to MRFSGDRGRTPKVAGAVREVIYSTPAPGDFWGDINPCPTPRLSDNYEVLLDTLMDSTEKEMVLRAMTEKAREMISSYGTRHLLPINHKPSEHAGTRRISSFARQSTAEFLRSDREEGELVHDCVEIIEQVYASREDLKDAPIDSPDWELFTDGSSFVENGTRYAGYAVVTTLQVIEAKALPPGTSAQKAEIRALTRALELSKGKRVNVWTDSKYAFGVVHVHGALWKERGLLTSQGSTIKHRDEILLLLEAVREPEAVAVMHVPGHRKEDGKIYQGNRLADKTAKRVAKEIKIQSALIPAKGNPADSYMKDEPPYLPDDVKLAHLVKAQKNDKGWYVTATGQVVVPAKIMRAILETEHYKCHWGAEALVKFLKNEVISNQMLTMAKRVNATCPTCVKNNPLVRKQVQMGGLKVGPQPGDYWQIDFSELPKAQENPVHDISPGDHVYVKNWSVEPLKESWNGPYQVLMTTYTAVKVAGIDNWIHYTRVKKVPTRWEVQPITDTRMVFRTKP from the exons ATGCGA ttttctggcgACCGCGGCAGGACTCCGAAGGTTGCTGGGGCGGTTCGCGAGGTGATCTACTCCACGCCGGCACCAGGTGATTTCTGGGGAGACATCAACCCGTGCCCGACCCCGCGCCTGTCGGACAACTACGAG gttttattagatACCTTGATGGactctactgaaaaggaaatggtgttgcGGGCTATGACGGAAAAGGCGAGAGAAATGATAAG CAGCTACGGAACGAGACATCTGCTCCCAATTAACCATAAGCCTTCTGAACatgctgggacaaggaggataTCGAGTTTCGcgagacaaagcacagctg aattcctcaggtcggaccgagaggaaggggaactggtccatgactgtgtggagataattgagcaggtttatgcaagcagagaagatttgaaggatgcaCCGATCGATAGCCCAGACTGGGAGTTGTTCACCGACGGGTCCAGCTTTGTCGAGAACGGCACCAGGTATGCGGGTTATGCGGTAGTCACAACTCTTCAAGTAATAGaagcaaaggctcttccccctggaacctcggctcaaaaagcagaaattagagcctTAACTCGAGCCCTCGAactgagcaaaggaaagagggtcaatgtttggactgattcaaaatatgcctttggggtggtgcatgtacatggagctctgtggaaagagcgGGGATTGTTAACGTCTCAAGggtcaacaataaaacatagggACGAGATCCTACTCCTGTTAGAGGCTGTAAGAGAACCCGAGGCAGTGGCAGTAATGCATGTGCCAGGACACCgaaaagaagatggaaagatatacCAAGGTAATCGATTGGCAGATAAAACGGCTAAAAGAGTGGCGAAGGAAATAAAGATTCAATCAGCTCTTATTCCAGCTAAGGGAAATCCGGCGGATTCCTACATGAAAGATGAGCCTCCATACCTACCAGATGACGTGAAGCTGGCCCACCTggtgaaagctcagaagaatgacaaagggtGGTATGTAACAGCAACCGGGCAGGTAGTAGTACCTGCGAAGATAATGCGAGCAATCTTGGAGACTGAACATTACAAGTGCCACTGGGGAGCGGAGgccttggtaaaatttttaaagaatgaggtaaTCTCTAATCAGATGTTAACAATGGCAAAGCGGGTTAATGCAACCTGTCccacttgtgtgaaaaataatcccctagTGCGAAAACAGGTTCAGATGGGAGGGTTAAAGGTAGGCCCACAGCCCGGAGACTACTGGCAAATAGACTTTTCGGAGCTGCCTAAAGCGCAag AGAACCCAGTTCATGACATCTCGCCGGGAGACCATGTGTACGTGAAAAATTGGAGCGTGGAGCCTCTgaaggagtcatggaatggtccCTACCAAGTGCTGATGACCACGTACACCGCCGTCAAGGTCGCTGGGATTGATAACTGGATACACTacaccagggtgaagaaggtaCCGACGAGATGGGAGGTGCAGCCCATAACGGACACCCGGATGGTATTCCGAACAAAGCCCTGA